The Bacillota bacterium genome window below encodes:
- a CDS encoding AEC family transporter, which yields MNANTAIIEVMLPILLGFVMQRAKVFGAREEEVLRDFVVKFSVPLMIFYSMYTSNLSQLPQMMTMVVALFLMTVLMAVLALIGTRWLPLSVAKKRAVVLAIAFGNYGWIGWAVVESFLGTAGLTQAIFFTLFWWPIFYLVGAFVGTDGNLKSLDRGMLRKISLGTLPTLVAVLVGLGVNLAPWSLPGPVEKTVADFSGMTVPLILFSVGLQMRLDRLGALYKLGIGISLARSLLGAIVGWIVAVVLNLNELSAAVVRIEGVMPVATVVPVLASYFDFDQDTVTTSIVISTILAIVMLPLWAKVLL from the coding sequence GTGAATGCCAATACTGCAATTATTGAAGTGATGTTACCGATCCTCTTGGGGTTTGTGATGCAAAGGGCCAAGGTTTTTGGGGCGCGGGAAGAGGAGGTCCTCAGGGATTTTGTCGTCAAGTTTTCTGTACCCCTGATGATCTTCTATTCAATGTATACCAGCAACCTGAGTCAGTTACCCCAAATGATGACGATGGTAGTGGCCTTGTTCTTGATGACAGTGCTGATGGCGGTGCTGGCTCTCATCGGAACTCGCTGGCTCCCCTTGAGTGTAGCCAAGAAACGAGCGGTGGTCCTGGCCATCGCCTTTGGAAATTACGGTTGGATCGGCTGGGCAGTGGTGGAGAGCTTTCTCGGCACCGCGGGATTGACCCAGGCCATTTTCTTTACGTTGTTCTGGTGGCCTATCTTCTATTTGGTTGGTGCCTTTGTTGGCACCGATGGAAACTTGAAGTCCTTAGATCGGGGGATGCTCAGGAAAATTTCCCTGGGGACATTGCCAACCCTTGTTGCTGTCCTGGTGGGACTTGGGGTCAATTTGGCCCCTTGGAGTCTTCCCGGGCCGGTGGAGAAGACAGTGGCAGATTTCAGCGGTATGACGGTGCCTTTAATTCTCTTTTCCGTGGGGCTGCAGATGCGGCTGGATCGTCTGGGAGCCCTGTACAAGCTGGGGATTGGCATCTCCTTGGCTCGTTCTCTACTCGGGGCCATCGTCGGGTGGATTGTAGCGGTGGTCTTGAACCTGAATGAATTGTCAGCTGCGGTGGTCCGGATCGAAGGGGTTATGCCGGTGGCGACCGTTGTTCCTGTCTTAGCCAGCTATTTTGACTTCGACCAAGACACGGTAACCACCAGCATCGTGATTTCGACGATCTTGGCGATAGTGATGCTGCCCCTGTGGGCGAAGGTGCTGCTTTAG
- a CDS encoding ABC transporter permease gives MLFPVFILFNVGALALALLVDKPYILPWERVVGVCGVGLFTIIGIWIYRASRRDPHTNFNLIRRKLLASRGACLGLVVVVATCYLAILAPMLAPYSPYELDFMSLSQAPSAKHWFGTDEMGRDVLSRVMYGSREALAVGVAAVSLNIFLGVTLGMIAGYFGGKVDNVIMRGIEIYSSIPFVLMAIALIAALGASTLNLIIVVGITGLMDFTRIVRSAVIGEKNQEYVEAAKAVGVRDGVIIVRHILPNCLAPVIVLTTLRIGSTILTVAGLSYLGLGTQPPNPSWGVMLNRGQEYLAISPWMALFPGLAIVITVMAFNLLGDGFRDALDPKLVR, from the coding sequence TTGCTGTTTCCAGTATTTATCTTGTTCAACGTCGGTGCTCTGGCCTTGGCTCTTCTAGTGGATAAGCCCTACATTCTCCCCTGGGAACGAGTTGTGGGGGTGTGTGGGGTAGGACTGTTTACCATCATCGGCATTTGGATCTATCGGGCTAGCCGAAGGGATCCCCATACCAACTTCAATCTCATTCGCCGCAAACTTCTGGCCAGTAGGGGTGCTTGTCTAGGTCTCGTGGTTGTGGTTGCCACCTGCTATCTAGCGATTTTAGCTCCCATGCTGGCACCATACTCCCCCTATGAACTAGATTTTATGAGTCTTTCCCAAGCTCCCTCGGCAAAGCACTGGTTTGGCACCGATGAGATGGGACGGGATGTTCTCAGTCGGGTAATGTATGGCAGCCGTGAAGCTCTAGCTGTGGGAGTGGCGGCGGTATCGCTGAACATTTTCCTGGGCGTAACGCTGGGGATGATTGCCGGCTATTTCGGTGGCAAAGTCGATAATGTGATTATGCGGGGGATAGAGATTTACAGTTCGATCCCCTTCGTACTGATGGCAATTGCTCTTATCGCTGCCCTTGGCGCCAGTACCCTGAATCTGATTATCGTGGTGGGAATTACTGGACTGATGGACTTTACCCGGATCGTCCGCTCGGCGGTAATCGGTGAGAAAAACCAGGAATATGTCGAGGCGGCCAAGGCGGTGGGAGTGCGAGATGGGGTCATTATTGTCCGCCACATCCTGCCCAATTGTCTAGCTCCGGTCATTGTGCTAACCACCTTGCGGATTGGCTCAACCATTCTCACGGTGGCTGGTCTCAGCTACCTGGGGTTGGGAACTCAACCTCCTAATCCCAGTTGGGGAGTGATGCTCAACCGAGGTCAGGAGTACCTAGCCATCTCGCCCTGGATGGCGCTGTTTCCCGGGTTGGCTATCGTGATTACGGTAATGGCCTTTAATCTCCTGGGAGACGGCTTCAGGGATGCCCTTGACCCCAAGTTAGTTCGCTAG
- a CDS encoding ABC transporter permease, whose protein sequence is MLRYALKRLLWLIPVLLGISVILFIVLQLTPGDAATLLLGQNPDQEVVAKLREIYGLNDPLHIQYLRLMRNLFTGQLQSIYYKSSVLDQISQRMPATIELGLFAMLIAAAVSLPIGIVAAVKKNTPLDYIGMMLALVGVSVPVFFTGVILMYLLSVYWNLLPSSGYGGRIWTASGLRHILLPGVALSTVLMASTSRLTRSSMLEVLQSDYVRTAKAKGLADRVVVLKHAFRNALLPVLTNLGNQLAEVLGGAVLTETVFSWPGVGRLAVDAVFHRDHPLVFGTVLFLSAIYVITNLIVDLLYVVVDPRVTYH, encoded by the coding sequence GTGCTTAGGTATGCGCTAAAACGCTTGTTGTGGTTGATACCGGTGCTCTTAGGCATCTCGGTGATCCTGTTCATCGTCTTACAATTGACCCCAGGAGACGCCGCTACCCTTCTCTTGGGACAAAATCCCGATCAGGAAGTAGTGGCTAAGCTGAGGGAGATTTATGGGTTGAATGATCCCTTACACATTCAATACCTCCGCTTGATGCGCAACTTGTTTACGGGACAGCTCCAATCAATCTACTATAAGAGTTCAGTGCTCGACCAAATTAGCCAACGGATGCCGGCTACAATCGAGTTGGGACTCTTTGCTATGCTTATTGCCGCAGCTGTCTCCTTACCCATCGGGATTGTGGCTGCGGTCAAGAAAAATACCCCCTTGGATTACATCGGAATGATGCTGGCCCTGGTGGGAGTATCGGTACCGGTTTTTTTCACCGGAGTCATTTTGATGTATTTGTTGTCGGTTTACTGGAATCTCCTGCCGTCATCGGGATATGGGGGACGGATTTGGACCGCATCGGGTTTGCGCCACATCCTTTTGCCCGGTGTAGCCTTGAGTACTGTGTTGATGGCCAGCACCAGTCGGCTGACTCGCTCATCGATGCTGGAGGTATTGCAGTCCGACTACGTGCGCACGGCGAAAGCCAAGGGGCTAGCCGATAGAGTAGTGGTACTGAAACATGCCTTTCGCAATGCTTTGTTGCCGGTATTGACCAACTTGGGTAATCAATTGGCGGAAGTTCTCGGTGGTGCCGTGTTGACTGAGACGGTGTTTTCCTGGCCGGGAGTAGGGCGGTTGGCGGTGGATGCGGTGTTTCATCGAGATCACCCCTTGGTTTTTGGGACGGTACTCTTTCTGTCGGCGATCTATGTGATCACTAACCTCATCGTTGACCTTCTGTATGTGGTAGTTGACCCCAGGGTGACCTATCACTAG
- a CDS encoding ABC transporter substrate-binding protein, whose translation MRKRFLTLMVLTLVAIVTMGVTAVNAKTLTIALQDELSDLDPGFGSTIAVNEKVINLIFDGLVEYGEGLELIPGVAKSWEISEDGTIYTFYLREGITFHNGQPLRAEDVKFTFERILDPDAGSGQRAKVQLIDRIEVIDQYTVRFYLQEPYSPFLLAMTFGIVPKDYVTEVGRDYFARNPIGSGPFKLTEWRSGDRVVLAANPDYYLGKPNLDTVVIRPISEPTVQAIELKSGGIDVATHLGVPQLEELSADSRFEVVSAPGTSLDFIGFMNTLPPYDNVDLRRVLYMATPFTQAVPSMYNNIGVRGYSWISPMLWPDDSEYMKAHALEYNPGEAKRLYEQLKAEGVVADDFVVDVWVASSSGPQLRLAEIMVTSLQQIGIRARTQVIEFGTLMDKMAAEETGVYFFGFGSDADPDFWLYRWFHSEGSLNFSKYADPDVDRWLDEARAVTDQEQRGELYKQVLRRALTEDYIHIPYAFLNDTLVYNKRVTGLRAGFPGHILLMSPIANVDVVE comes from the coding sequence GTGCGAAAGCGATTTTTGACCTTAATGGTATTGACGCTGGTTGCTATTGTGACCATGGGAGTTACCGCAGTCAACGCTAAGACCCTAACTATTGCACTCCAAGATGAACTCAGTGATTTGGACCCTGGTTTTGGTTCCACCATCGCGGTCAACGAAAAGGTGATCAACCTGATCTTCGATGGCCTGGTGGAGTACGGTGAAGGTTTAGAGCTAATTCCTGGGGTGGCTAAGTCCTGGGAGATCAGTGAAGATGGCACCATCTACACCTTTTATCTCCGTGAGGGAATTACCTTTCACAACGGACAGCCCCTAAGGGCAGAGGATGTTAAGTTTACCTTTGAACGAATCCTTGATCCCGATGCCGGCTCCGGACAGCGAGCCAAGGTGCAGTTGATTGACAGGATCGAAGTGATTGACCAGTACACCGTCCGCTTCTACCTGCAGGAGCCCTATTCTCCGTTCCTGTTGGCGATGACCTTTGGGATCGTCCCCAAGGACTATGTGACTGAAGTGGGCAGAGACTACTTTGCTCGCAACCCCATTGGTTCCGGACCCTTCAAACTGACGGAATGGCGCTCAGGGGATCGAGTGGTTCTGGCGGCTAACCCCGATTACTACTTGGGTAAGCCCAATTTGGATACCGTAGTCATTCGACCCATTTCCGAGCCCACGGTCCAGGCCATCGAACTGAAAAGCGGTGGAATTGATGTCGCCACCCACCTGGGAGTGCCTCAGCTTGAGGAGTTGTCAGCGGATTCGAGGTTTGAGGTCGTCTCGGCTCCAGGAACCTCCCTGGATTTCATCGGGTTTATGAACACGCTGCCTCCCTATGACAACGTAGATCTGAGGCGTGTTCTTTATATGGCAACCCCCTTCACTCAAGCTGTGCCCTCGATGTACAACAACATTGGGGTTCGGGGCTATTCTTGGATTTCCCCAATGCTTTGGCCCGATGACTCGGAGTATATGAAGGCCCACGCGCTGGAGTATAATCCCGGGGAAGCAAAGCGATTGTATGAGCAGTTGAAGGCCGAAGGGGTTGTGGCCGATGATTTTGTGGTAGACGTTTGGGTGGCATCCTCCTCAGGACCGCAACTGCGGTTGGCGGAAATCATGGTCACCTCTTTGCAGCAAATTGGCATTAGAGCCAGGACCCAGGTCATTGAATTTGGCACCTTGATGGATAAGATGGCTGCAGAGGAGACCGGGGTCTATTTCTTCGGGTTTGGTTCCGATGCGGATCCAGATTTCTGGTTGTATCGCTGGTTCCATTCCGAAGGCTCCCTCAATTTCTCAAAGTATGCTGATCCCGATGTGGATCGGTGGTTAGATGAGGCCCGAGCGGTCACCGATCAAGAACAGCGGGGAGAGTTGTACAAACAGGTGTTGAGGCGGGCGTTGACCGAGGACTATATCCACATTCCCTACGCTTTCCTCAATGATACACTGGTGTACAACAAGCGAGTCACAGGACTGAGAGCCGGGTTCCCTGGACACATCCTGTTGATGAGCCCAATTGCCAATGTCGATGTAGTCGAATAA
- a CDS encoding ABC transporter substrate-binding protein — MRRFSSVLVLFLVVFLTLSAGAFAKGLHIGVAIPSADHGWTGGVVYWAQKAIADWEAKNPDLRFSLVTANSAAEQVGQVEDLMVKGIDALVILAHESAALTPIVEEVRKEGIYVVSVDRGLTKDVQNVYIAGDNPGMGRNAAQWLAQKLNGKGKIVVLEGIPGVINSERVDAFNAVMADYPGIEILDSQPAYWSTQRGLEVMENYLQKYPEIDAVWTGDDDVLKGALQAYRESGRRDIKYFFGGAGSKDIVKMILDGDELVQANVTYPPSMIASGISLAVYGASGEPLPGFYQQEIPARIILAAELITQENAEDYYFPDSVF; from the coding sequence ATGAGAAGATTTAGCTCTGTATTAGTTCTCTTCCTAGTAGTATTTCTCACGTTGAGTGCTGGAGCCTTTGCCAAAGGTCTGCACATCGGGGTCGCGATCCCATCGGCTGACCACGGATGGACCGGAGGCGTGGTCTATTGGGCACAGAAGGCCATTGCAGATTGGGAAGCGAAGAACCCAGATCTGCGGTTCTCGCTGGTTACTGCCAACTCTGCCGCTGAGCAGGTTGGTCAAGTGGAGGACTTGATGGTTAAGGGTATCGATGCCCTAGTCATCCTGGCCCATGAATCGGCTGCCTTGACTCCAATTGTTGAGGAAGTCAGAAAAGAGGGTATCTACGTTGTTTCCGTTGACCGAGGTCTAACCAAGGATGTGCAGAACGTTTATATTGCCGGTGACAATCCGGGAATGGGACGGAATGCGGCACAATGGCTGGCCCAAAAGCTTAACGGCAAGGGCAAAATCGTGGTTTTGGAAGGGATTCCTGGCGTAATTAACAGTGAGCGCGTTGATGCCTTCAACGCGGTCATGGCTGATTATCCCGGAATCGAGATCCTAGACTCGCAGCCGGCATACTGGTCGACCCAGCGGGGTCTAGAAGTGATGGAGAACTACCTGCAGAAGTATCCTGAGATCGACGCGGTATGGACCGGTGACGACGACGTGCTCAAGGGAGCACTCCAAGCTTACCGTGAGTCTGGTCGCAGAGATATCAAGTACTTCTTTGGCGGTGCCGGGTCGAAGGATATCGTCAAGATGATTCTCGATGGTGATGAGTTGGTCCAAGCCAACGTTACCTATCCACCCTCAATGATCGCCTCTGGTATTTCTCTAGCGGTATATGGGGCTTCCGGGGAGCCGCTGCCAGGCTTCTATCAGCAGGAAATTCCAGCTCGGATTATCCTGGCTGCTGAGTTGATTACCCAGGAAAATGCAGAAGATTACTACTTCCCAGATTCCGTTTTCTAA
- a CDS encoding ABC transporter permease codes for MEKARSFLRRIDVEKYGALFALAVLFIISALASPYFLRTRNLLNILRQVSYTGIIGLGMTFVIISGGIDLSVGSMTALVGGVIILALNHFGGGVSAIVLAGIIGLLFGAVLGAINGLIITKGKVAPFIVTLGTMSLFRSITLYISGAGEFRSTSNLYPQLGMGYIWGLPVPVWIFLLLAVLYAVILNKTRYGRYVCAVGSNERVAQYAAINVDRVKLISYIITGISVGITAILLSSRLNSVSSSNAGLNYELDAIAAVVIGGTAMSGGVGTISGTVIGAVILGIINNMLNMLGVSPYLQGAVKGLVIIGAVLIQRKKR; via the coding sequence ATGGAAAAGGCTCGCAGCTTTCTTCGCAGAATCGACGTGGAGAAGTATGGAGCGTTATTTGCTTTAGCAGTCTTATTTATCATCTCAGCACTAGCGAGTCCATACTTTCTTCGAACCCGAAATCTCCTGAACATTCTGCGACAGGTTTCTTATACCGGTATTATTGGATTGGGTATGACCTTTGTGATTATCTCCGGGGGCATAGACCTGTCAGTGGGGTCAATGACCGCGCTGGTGGGTGGAGTGATCATTCTCGCTCTCAACCATTTTGGGGGCGGGGTGTCGGCAATTGTTCTTGCCGGTATCATTGGACTGCTCTTTGGAGCAGTGTTGGGAGCGATCAATGGACTGATCATCACCAAGGGTAAAGTGGCTCCCTTTATCGTCACTCTGGGAACGATGTCGCTGTTTCGTTCCATCACCCTGTACATCAGTGGTGCCGGGGAATTTCGTTCTACCAGTAATCTCTATCCCCAATTGGGGATGGGATACATATGGGGTCTACCGGTTCCTGTTTGGATCTTTCTTCTGCTAGCTGTTTTGTATGCTGTAATTCTGAACAAGACCCGGTACGGGCGGTATGTCTGTGCCGTGGGATCCAATGAGAGGGTGGCCCAATACGCCGCGATCAACGTTGATCGGGTCAAATTGATTTCATATATCATTACCGGAATCAGTGTGGGGATCACCGCCATCTTACTGAGTTCACGGCTTAACTCAGTGAGCTCCTCTAACGCAGGTCTCAACTATGAGCTGGATGCCATCGCTGCGGTGGTCATCGGCGGCACCGCCATGTCTGGAGGTGTCGGTACCATCAGTGGCACGGTGATCGGTGCTGTTATCTTGGGGATTATCAACAACATGCTCAACATGTTGGGAGTTTCTCCCTACCTCCAAGGCGCAGTCAAGGGCTTGGTGATCATCGGCGCTGTCTTGATCCAGCGTAAGAAACGCTGA
- a CDS encoding sugar ABC transporter ATP-binding protein translates to MAEVLVKTQGISKEFSGVRVLNNVSVEIYRGEIFGLIGENGAGKSTFIKILNGTHRPTEGEVFFEGKRVNISGAAMAQAIGISTIPQEFNLINHLTVYENIFLGKEYRKGWFLDKKAMVRRTQELMQELNTVIDPEERIENLSVAQKQMVEIAKAIAYDSKLLIMDEPTTVLTPVEIEILFRLMKRLRDAGVTIIYISHKLDEVKEICDRVMILRDGEVVSIDSTKSLTEHEMATRMVGRELSQIFPAKGTPGQEEALSVAGLTVPGVIEDISFTLHRGEVLGFAGLVGAGRTEMAEALMGLRRVSKGRIVIDGRERVIHSPAQAVSNGLAYLSEDRQGTGILTGFDVTSNTTLASLEKYVKVLINHRKERETAQSYVDTFNIRINSLRDKLEHLSGGNQQKVSLAKCLDTDPQILIIDEPTRGIDVNAKREIYRFIAELVATGISCILISSEMEEILGLCHRVVVMRSGKIAGILDRDELSEENIMLYATGLKEGVA, encoded by the coding sequence GTGGCAGAAGTATTGGTGAAAACTCAGGGAATCAGTAAGGAGTTCTCGGGAGTCCGGGTCCTCAATAATGTTAGTGTCGAGATTTACCGGGGAGAGATTTTCGGACTGATCGGTGAGAACGGAGCGGGAAAATCAACCTTCATCAAGATTCTCAATGGAACCCATCGCCCCACGGAAGGTGAGGTTTTCTTTGAGGGGAAAAGGGTAAATATCAGTGGTGCCGCAATGGCCCAGGCCATTGGCATCAGCACGATTCCCCAGGAATTCAACCTAATCAACCACCTTACTGTGTACGAGAATATCTTTTTGGGCAAGGAGTATCGCAAGGGGTGGTTCCTGGACAAGAAAGCAATGGTTCGCCGTACCCAGGAGCTGATGCAGGAGCTGAACACAGTCATTGATCCCGAAGAGAGGATCGAGAATCTCAGCGTCGCCCAGAAGCAGATGGTGGAAATTGCCAAGGCGATAGCCTATGACTCAAAGCTTCTAATTATGGATGAGCCTACGACCGTTTTGACCCCTGTCGAAATCGAGATCCTATTTAGGTTGATGAAAAGGCTGCGGGATGCAGGAGTTACTATTATTTATATCTCCCACAAGCTCGATGAGGTCAAGGAGATCTGTGATAGGGTGATGATCCTGCGGGATGGCGAGGTAGTCAGTATTGATTCCACGAAATCCCTTACGGAACACGAGATGGCTACCAGAATGGTGGGGCGAGAACTCTCGCAGATTTTCCCCGCTAAAGGTACACCGGGTCAGGAAGAGGCATTGTCCGTTGCAGGGCTGACCGTTCCAGGAGTTATCGAGGACATTTCCTTTACCCTGCATCGAGGCGAAGTCCTGGGCTTTGCTGGGTTGGTGGGAGCGGGACGGACGGAGATGGCTGAGGCCTTGATGGGGCTGCGGCGAGTATCAAAGGGTCGCATCGTCATCGACGGTAGGGAGAGGGTGATTCACTCACCGGCTCAGGCTGTCAGCAACGGATTAGCCTACCTATCGGAGGACCGGCAGGGAACGGGGATTCTCACCGGTTTTGATGTCACCAGTAACACCACCTTGGCGTCCCTGGAAAAGTATGTCAAGGTGCTGATCAATCACCGGAAGGAAAGGGAAACGGCACAATCTTATGTCGATACCTTCAATATCCGGATTAATTCCCTGCGGGACAAATTGGAGCACCTCAGCGGCGGGAACCAACAGAAGGTATCCTTGGCCAAGTGCCTTGATACCGACCCGCAGATTCTGATTATCGATGAGCCAACCCGGGGCATCGACGTCAATGCCAAACGGGAGATTTATCGATTTATCGCTGAATTGGTCGCTACCGGAATTTCCTGTATTCTCATTTCTTCGGAAATGGAGGAGATTCTGGGACTGTGTCACCGGGTGGTGGTGATGCGATCGGGGAAAATCGCCGGTATCTTAGACCGAGACGAACTCAGTGAAGAGAATATCATGCTCTATGCCACGGGTTTGAAGGAGGGAGTTGCCTAA
- a CDS encoding DegV family protein, protein MANFVLITDSGCDLPAGFIESNDIATVSLVYALDDQEYFDDFGRSQDHRSFYDAMRNGAMTRTSQASASTLIDLFRSYAADGQEVLYLCLSSGLSGTYNTALLARQTVLEEYPDAGISVVDSLSASLGQGLLVKEAQRLRMEGKSREETAQWLTEHRLKLNHWFTVEDLEYLRRGGRLSALKAAVGAILNVKPILHVDDAGHLIPVSKVRGRKKSISALADEVVARGVDLAGQEIGISHADCPDDAQQLAALIQEKAQVDRVFISQIGPVIGAHAGPGTLAVFFYGQDRQA, encoded by the coding sequence ATGGCTAATTTCGTACTGATCACCGATTCTGGTTGTGATTTACCGGCCGGTTTTATTGAGTCCAACGATATCGCAACGGTGAGTCTGGTCTACGCCCTCGATGATCAAGAGTACTTTGATGATTTTGGTCGCTCCCAGGATCACAGATCCTTCTACGATGCCATGAGGAATGGGGCGATGACCCGCACTTCTCAAGCCAGTGCATCTACCCTCATTGATCTGTTTCGCTCTTACGCTGCCGATGGACAGGAGGTATTATACCTGTGTTTATCCTCGGGCCTAAGTGGTACATATAATACTGCCTTGTTGGCTCGGCAGACGGTCTTAGAGGAATATCCAGATGCCGGGATCAGCGTGGTCGATTCTCTCTCGGCGTCCTTAGGTCAGGGCTTGTTGGTGAAGGAGGCCCAGCGGCTGAGAATGGAGGGTAAGTCTCGGGAAGAGACGGCCCAGTGGCTGACGGAGCACCGACTAAAACTTAATCACTGGTTTACGGTCGAGGATTTGGAGTATCTCCGGAGAGGAGGCCGGTTGTCGGCTCTGAAGGCTGCAGTTGGCGCTATACTCAACGTCAAACCTATCCTTCATGTGGATGACGCAGGACACTTGATTCCGGTATCCAAAGTCAGGGGTCGGAAGAAGTCTATCTCGGCTCTAGCCGATGAGGTGGTGGCTCGAGGCGTCGATCTTGCGGGACAGGAGATTGGCATTAGCCATGCCGATTGCCCCGATGATGCCCAGCAGCTGGCTGCCTTGATCCAAGAAAAGGCCCAAGTGGACAGAGTGTTTATCAGCCAGATCGGTCCCGTTATTGGCGCTCATGCTGGACCAGGCACCCTGGCAGTGTTCTTCTATGGGCAGGATCGTCAGGCCTAG
- a CDS encoding cobalamin-binding protein — protein MKFLLLLAILVLFPATIAAGSPASIRIVDDLNREVILPRPATRIVSLVPSHTEILFALGADDQVVGVDEYSNWPKAAQSKPQVGNLNGINYEMILALQADLVLVLTSHQNQGVIERLTDLGIPVLALEAQSMAETYETIATLGTVTGCDAQAEELISQMQARVAAVIEATSGLPAVPVFYEVWHDPLMTAGPGSFIQELIELAGGRNIAEDAASAWPTFSLESLIQRDPQVIITSFEQTIADLDSGARPQWQTLSAVRNGRYYLIDPDIIGRPGPRIVDGLEAIAAMIHPKALEAHE, from the coding sequence ATGAAGTTCCTGCTGTTACTGGCAATCCTAGTCCTTTTCCCAGCGACGATTGCTGCTGGCAGTCCCGCTTCAATCAGAATCGTCGATGACCTGAATCGAGAGGTGATCCTGCCGCGCCCCGCAACAAGAATCGTCAGTCTGGTACCCAGTCATACCGAGATCTTGTTTGCCCTGGGAGCCGATGACCAAGTCGTGGGCGTTGATGAGTACAGTAATTGGCCAAAGGCCGCACAAAGCAAGCCTCAGGTGGGAAATCTTAACGGTATCAACTATGAAATGATCTTAGCTCTGCAGGCGGATCTGGTTCTGGTCCTTACCAGTCATCAGAACCAAGGGGTAATTGAGCGCTTAACGGATCTAGGGATTCCGGTGCTGGCCCTGGAAGCCCAGAGCATGGCAGAGACCTACGAGACTATTGCGACTTTGGGAACCGTTACCGGATGCGATGCCCAGGCAGAAGAGCTGATTTCGCAGATGCAAGCCAGAGTTGCCGCGGTCATCGAGGCAACCAGTGGTCTGCCAGCGGTTCCCGTGTTTTATGAAGTGTGGCACGATCCCCTAATGACCGCGGGTCCCGGTAGCTTTATTCAGGAATTGATTGAGCTGGCCGGTGGCCGCAACATCGCCGAGGATGCAGCCAGTGCCTGGCCCACCTTCAGTCTTGAAAGCCTGATCCAGCGAGATCCCCAGGTGATCATTACTTCCTTTGAGCAAACTATTGCGGACCTGGACAGCGGGGCCCGCCCCCAATGGCAGACCCTTTCTGCGGTTAGAAACGGAAGGTATTATCTCATCGATCCCGACATTATCGGCCGGCCTGGACCTCGCATCGTCGACGGCCTCGAAGCCATTGCAGCTATGATCCATCCAAAGGCGTTGGAGGCTCATGAGTAA
- a CDS encoding iron chelate uptake ABC transporter family permease subunit, whose translation MSKSINFNLVTLFRSHSLAVLLIVLAISMALGLAIGSVYLPLDEIVKILLNTIPGIQGEPTWPAWHEVILLQVRLPRVLLAGLIGACLALSGTVYQGIFRNPMADPYVIGVSSGAALGAVAAMMLSLRLPFFGMGPIVPMAFAGGIATMLLVYKVAGVNGRLPILPLLLTGIAVSAFLSALVSALVLFSEERLRGIMFWMMGGLSHASWSYVKLVAPYVTIAAGLALVFARDLNALLLGEEAALHLGVPVESRKVLFLTISSLLAACAVAVSGMIGFVGLIIPHMVRLLQGPDHRRLVPAALVAGAAFLILADTLARSLLAPVEIPVGVVTAFFGGPFFLFILRQRRRSFVEGD comes from the coding sequence ATGAGTAAATCAATCAATTTCAACCTAGTAACCTTGTTTCGCTCCCATAGTCTGGCAGTCTTGCTAATTGTGTTGGCAATCTCGATGGCCCTGGGACTGGCCATCGGTTCCGTCTACTTACCCCTTGACGAGATAGTCAAGATTCTGCTAAATACCATACCCGGCATCCAGGGAGAACCGACCTGGCCGGCCTGGCACGAGGTGATCCTTCTCCAGGTACGGTTGCCCCGTGTTCTCTTGGCAGGCCTAATCGGTGCCTGCCTTGCCCTGTCGGGGACCGTGTATCAAGGGATTTTCCGGAACCCAATGGCTGATCCCTATGTGATTGGAGTCAGCTCTGGGGCTGCCCTCGGCGCCGTGGCTGCGATGATGCTATCCCTGCGGCTTCCCTTTTTTGGGATGGGACCGATAGTGCCAATGGCCTTTGCCGGAGGCATTGCCACGATGCTTTTGGTCTATAAGGTGGCAGGAGTCAACGGTCGTTTACCCATCCTGCCCCTCCTCTTGACTGGGATTGCCGTTTCCGCGTTCTTGTCAGCCCTGGTCTCGGCGTTGGTCCTATTTAGCGAGGAGAGGCTAAGGGGTATCATGTTCTGGATGATGGGTGGACTTTCCCATGCCAGTTGGAGCTATGTGAAATTGGTAGCCCCCTATGTGACCATCGCTGCCGGCCTAGCCCTTGTCTTTGCTCGAGACTTAAACGCCCTCCTTCTCGGGGAGGAAGCTGCCCTCCATCTGGGAGTGCCCGTGGAGTCTAGAAAGGTGCTGTTTTTGACCATCAGTTCTTTACTGGCGGCCTGTGCCGTGGCAGTCAGTGGAATGATTGGATTTGTCGGACTGATTATCCCCCACATGGTGCGGCTGCTGCAGGGACCGGATCACCGCCGACTGGTGCCCGCGGCCCTAGTGGCAGGAGCCGCCTTCCTAATCCTTGCCGACACCTTGGCCCGCTCCCTGCTGGCGCCTGTGGAGATCCCCGTGGGAGTGGTGACCGCTTTCTTTGGCGGACCCTTCTTCCTCTTTATTCTCCGGCAACGTCGGCGTAGTTTTGTCGAAGGAGATTGA